Proteins encoded together in one Lathyrus oleraceus cultivar Zhongwan6 chromosome 5, CAAS_Psat_ZW6_1.0, whole genome shotgun sequence window:
- the LOC127079485 gene encoding uncharacterized protein LOC127079485: MAQQQAAQGTPGGSFHGQPQPNPKGNANSIALLSGTTYNEHVDPRLKKPKPPKKDVVTTPEKQPVKEPVEPERQRKEEVKNKEEVKDNQVYILPPPYKPLISYTQRLKETKLDNQYKKFVKMIEKLHVEIPFTENITQIPSYAKFLKDILTNKHKLDDPKPLEFNSITEKKLAKKEKDPEIFSIPCVLGNHIIDKALLDLGASVSLMPLVVCNRLNLRDMQPTRISPKLVDRPVKYPIGI; encoded by the coding sequence ATGGCTCAGCAACAAGCTGCTCAGGGTACGCCAGGAGGATCATTTCATGGACAACCTCAACCTAACCCTAAGGGGAATGCAAACTCTATTGCCTTACTAAGCGGAACTACATATAATGAACATGTAGATCCTAGGCTGAAGAAACCAAAGCCACCAAAAAAGGATGTTGTGACCACACCTGAGAAACAACCAGTAAAGGAACCTGTAGAACCTGAGAGGCAAAGAAAGGAAGAAGTTAAAAATAAGGAAGAGGTAAAAGACAACCAGGTTTACATACTACCCCCTCCTTATAAACCACTGATCTCATATACACAAAGACTTAAAGAAACCAAATTAGATAACCAATATAAAAAGTTCGTAAAAATGATTGAGAAACTCCACGTCGAGATTCCCTTCACCGAAAACATCACCCAAATACCATCGTATGCCAAATTTCTAAAAGACATCTTAACTAACAAACATAAGCTTGATGATCCTAAACCTCTAGAATTCAACTCAATCACTGAAAAGAAACTAGCCAAAAAGGAGAAAGACCCCGAAATTTTTTCTATACCTTGTGTTCTAGGAAATCATATCATTGATAAAGCATTGCTGGATTTAGGAGCcagtgtgagcttaatgcctttagtTGTTTGTAATAGATTAAACCTAAGAGACATGCAACCAACTAGGATATCCCCTAAACTGGTCGATCGACCAGTTAAATATCCAATAGGTATATAG
- the LOC127079484 gene encoding uncharacterized protein LOC127079484, with amino-acid sequence MFLRIQEIEIRKLISSSTKHCIKLSLRKYQMQPLAKEAWEKLQTSLKGENNVKNVRLQILRGEFGCGNYGRGSNFTNTIYKRGETSTRGHGRGNINTRNFKSQSQCYNWNKFGHYTLECGSFKNIVKENINYVEEKDKKFEILLLAHENNEGSRENLWYHDITTNNHICGKKSMFIELNEPVNGNVSFGDDYKVLVKIKDNILICFKDGYINLFQMFTMFQT; translated from the coding sequence ATGTTTTTAAGGATTCAAGAAATAGAGATAAGAAAGCTTATTTCCTCATCAACCAAACATTGTATAAAGTTGAGTTTGAGAAAATATCAAATGCAACCATTGGCTAAAGAGGCATGGGAGAAGCTCCAAACATCTCTTAAAGGTGAAAACAATGTAAAGAATGTACGTCTCCAAATTCTAAGAGGTGAGTTTGGATGTGGCAATTATGGAAGAGGTTCAAATTTCACTAACACCATTTATAAGAGAGGAGAAACCTCAACAAGAGGACATGGAAGAGGAAACATAAACACAAGGAATTTTAAATCTCAAAGTCAATGTTACAATTGGAATAAGTTTGGCCATTACACCTTAGAATGTGGATCTTTCAAGAATATAGTTAAGGAGAATATTAACTATGTGGAAGAAAAGGATAAGAAGTTCGAAATATTGTTGCTAGCACATGAGAATAATGAAGGAAGCCGAGAAAATTTATGGTACCATGACATTACTACAAACAACCATATATGTGGAAAAAAGAGCATGTTCATAGAACTTAATGAACCAGTAAATGGAAATGTCTCATTTGGGGATGATTATAAGGTTCTGGTGAAAATCAAAGATAATATCTTAATTTGTTTTAAAGATGGATACATCAATTTATTTCAAATGTTTACTATGTTCCAAACATGA